The genomic window TGTTCTTCTTCCTGTCGACGAAGATGCTGCCGGTGGTGGCCGGGCTGCTGCCGATCTACCTGTTCGCGCAGTCGGTCGGGTTCCTGGACAACATCTGGCTGCTGATCATCCTGTACACCTCGATGAACCTGCCGATCGCGGTCTGGATGTTGCGCAGCTTCCTGTCCGAGGTCCCGGTGGAGATCCTCGAGGCGGCCTCCGTGGACGGCGCCTCGCTGACGCGGACGTTGCGGTCCGTGGTCGCGCCGGTGGTCACGCCCGGGATCGCGTCGGCGGCGCTGATCTGCTTCATCTTCAGCTGGAACGAGCTGCTGTTCGCCCGGGTGCTGACCGGCACGGTGGCGCAGACGGCTCCGGTGTTCTTGACTGGGTTCGTGACCAGCCAAGGATTGTTCCTCGCCAAAGTCTGTGCCGCGTCGATCGTGGTGTCGCTGCCGGTGCTGATCGCCGGGTTCGCCGCACAGGACAAACTCGTCCAGGGTCTGTCGCTGGGGGCGGTCAAGTGAAGCTGTCCGCGACCAATCTCCATGCCCTCGGCAACGTTGGCGTCCCTGACTACGACCGTACGGCGGTGACGCCGGGGATCGTGCACTTCGGGGTGGGCGGGTTCCACCGGGCGCATCAGGCGATGTACCTGGATCGGCTGATGTCCGAGGGCAAGGCGCTCGACTGGGGCATCGTCGGCGTCGGGGTGTTGCCGAACGACCAACGGATGGCCGAGGTGATGGCGGCCCAGGACTGTCTTTACACGTTGGTCGTCAAACATCCGGACGGGACGCTCGAGCCGCGGGTCGTCGGGTCGATCGTGGACTACCTGTTCGCGCCGGATGACCCGTCGGCCGTACTCGACCGCCTTGCCGATCCGGCGACCCGGATCGTGTCGCTGACGATCACCGAGGGTGGGTATCACGTCAACCAGGTGACGGGCGAGCTGGATGCCTCGGATCCGGCGCTGGCGGCCGACCTCGAGCCGGGAGCTACACCCGGGAGTGTGTTCGGGTTCATCGTCGAGGCGCTGCGCCGGCGGCGTGAGGCCGGCGTACCGCCGTTCACCGTGATGTCGTGTGACAACATCCCGGGCAACGGGCACGTCGCGCGCAAGATGATCGCCGGGTTCGCGCGGTTGAAGGACCCGGAGATCGCGGAGTTCCTCGAGAACGACGTACGGTTCCCGAACTGCATGGTGGACCGGATCACGCCGGTCACCACCGACGCCGACCGGGCCGCGCTGGCCGAGCGGTTCGGGGTCGAGGACGGCTGGCCGGTGGTGTGCGAGCCGTTCACGCAGTGGGTCCTCGAGGACGACTTCGGCGGGATGCGGCCGCCGTACGAGGATGTCGGCGTCCAGATCGTCGAGGACGTCGAGCCGTACGAGCTGATGAAGCTGCGGCTGCTGAACGCCTCGCATCAGGCGCTCGCGTACCTCGGGTTCCTCGCTGGTTACCGCTACGCGCACGAGGTGTGCCAGGACAAGCTGTTCGTCGACTTCCTGCTCGGCTACATGGACAACGAAGGGACGCCGACGCTGCCGCCGGTGCCCGGGGTCGACCTGGACCGGTACAAGCACCAGCTGATCGAACGGTTCGCGAACCCCGAGGTCCGGGACACGCTGGCGCGGTTGTGTGCGGAGAGCTCGGACCGGATCCCGAAGTGGTTGCTGCCGGTGGTCCGCGAGCAGCTCGCCGCCGGGCGGGAGATCGCGCGGTCGGTGCTCGTGGTCGCGTCCTGGGCCCGGTACGCCGAGGGCGTCGACGAGCAGGGCCGGCCGATCGAGGTCGTGGACCGACTGCGCGACAAGCTGGTCGAGCGCGCGCAGCACAACCGGGAGGATCCGCTGGTGTTCATCTCGGACCCGGATCTGTTCGGCGATCTCGGGTCGGACGAGCGGTTCGTGGCGCCGTACAAGGCGGCGTTGCGGTCGCTGCACGAGATCGGCGCCCGCGCAACGCTCGAAGCCCTCTAGTCTGGGAGCCATGACTGAGCTGAGGCTGGTCGCCGGGGTGGACTGCTCCACCCAGGCGACCAAAGTTCTGGTGTGTGACGCTGCGACCGGAGAGGTTGTCCGGGAAGGGCGTGCCCCGCACCCCGACGCCACCCAGGTCGACCCGGCCGAGTGGTGGAAGGCGTGGGAGACCGCGTCCGACGGCCTGCTGGACGGCGTCCAGGCGATCGCGGTCGGGGGCCAGCAACACGGCATGGTCCTCCTCGACGAGTCCGGCGAGGTGGTCCATCCCGCAGTCCTGTGGAACGACACCAGCTCGGCCGACGCGACCACCGAACTCATCGCGGAACTCGGCGGCCCCGAAGCCTGGGCCGAGGCCATCGGTTCCGTCCCCGTCCCGTCCTTCACCGTCACCAAACTCCGCTGGATTCGCGACGAAGCCGCCCGCGCTGCGCACGGCGCTGCAGGTGAGGCGGCGCGGCGGGCTGCTGCTGTGGTGCTGCCGCATGACTGGATGACGCATCGGCTCGCTGCGGACCGGTCCGGGATCGAGGGGATCACCACCGACCGCGGGGATGCGTCTGGGACCGGCTGGTGGGATCCGACGACGAACAGCTACCGGACCGAGTTGGTCGAGCTTGCCTTCGGGCGGCAATTGCAGCTGCCTCGGGTGGCGGGCCCGGCTGAGGTTGTTGGTGAGACCTCCTTCGGGGCGGTGATTGCGGCCGGGACCGGGGACAACGCGGCCGCAGCGCTCGGGCTCGACCTGCAGCCTGGGGATGTGGCCGTCTCGCTCGGCACCAGTGGTACGGCGTTCGCGCGGTCCGCGCACCCGACCAAGGACGCCACCGGCCTGGTCGCCGCCTTCGCCGACGCCACCGGGGAGTACCTCCCGCTCGTCTGCACGCTGAACGCGGCCCGCGTCATGTCCGCGACCGCGCAGATGCTCGGCCTGGAACTCTCCGCCTTCGACGAGGCCGCGCTCACCTCGCCCGGCAGCGAAGGTCTCGTACTGCTCCCGTTCCTGGACGGCGAACGTACGCCGGACCTCCCGCATTCGACCGGCCTGATCTACGGCCTGACCCGCGCCACCATGCAGCCGGCGACGATGGCCCGCGCCGCCGTGGAAGGCCTGCTCTGCGGCCTGGCCGACGCCGTGGACGCCCTGCGCAATCAGAATGTCCCCGTCCAACGAGTCCTGCTCCTGGGCGGCGGCGCCCGCTCCCGGTCCGTCCAAGCTCTGGCCCCCGCACTCCTGGGAGCCGAGGTGGTCCTCCCGGAGCCGGCCGAATACGTGGCCCTCGGCGCTGCCCGTCAGGCAGCCTGGGCCCTGTCCGGCGCAGCCACCCCACCCACCTGGCAGATCCCCCTCGGCAAGCCCGAACCAGCCATCACCGTCGACGCAGCCACCATCCGCGCCAACTACGAACAGGTCCTCACCAACACCCGTCCGCTGCTGTCCCAGCCGTACAACCGCTAACCTTCCGCGATCGCCTGCAGCATGTCTCGCAGCGAAGCAGGGTTGTCGCCGAAGAGTTCCTTGTCCAGCTCGGCGGCGATGGCGATGGCTTTGCGGGCGGTACGTCGGCCCGCCGGGGTGAGCTGTAGGCGGTAGGCGCGGGCGTCCGACGGATCCGGCGTGCGGCGGAGCAGGCCCGCGTCCTCCAGGTTCTTGACGACCTTCGACGTCATCATCCGGTCGGCGCCGGCGGTCTGGGCGACCTGCTGCTGGGTCGGTGCACCCTGGGTGTGCTCGACCCAGCCGGTCGAGGCCAGCAGGAGGAACTGGGTGGGGGTGAGGCCGACCTCGCGGAGCCGGCGGTCCAGCTCGGCCCGCCACCTCAGCGCGGCGTGGTGCAGCCAGAAGCCGGGCGACGCCAGCGGGCCCTCGGTCATCGGACCGCCGCGGCGCGGGCTTCGAGCGCCGTCCAGGTACGGAAGAAGTCCCGCCGCATCCGGCGCCCGAAGTGGAAGCGGAACAGCGGTACGAGCGGACCGGTGACGCGGACCGTCCGCGTGCAGCGGAGCTTCCCGCCCGGCAGTTGCTCGTAGTCGTTCGAGCCCCAGAGCCTGCCTCCCGGCAGCGAGCACTCGCTCGCCCACCGGCGCTCCGGCACCACCTCGGTCAGCGTGAACGCCGCACCCGGGTTGCCCTTCTGCTTCACCCATCCGGCGGTCCCGACCGCGAACTCACCGTCCAGCCGCGCGAGGTCCTCGTGCGGATCCCACTCCGGCCAGCGCGCCACGTCCGTCACCACCCGCCACACCGCCGCGGCCTCCGCGCTGATCACGGTCTCTTCCTTGATCTCGTACATCGCCACCTCCTGTTGCCGTGACAACAGTAATTGTCGTCACGACAACAGTCAATCCCGGGAACCGGGCAGGCTCTACAGTGGAGAAATGGTGTACATCGGTGGGGTGCTCGGCCTGATCGGGCTGCTGACGTTGCTGTTCCGCGACGGCGACGTCGCCGGGCTGCCCGCCGTCGGTGCCGGTATCGGGCTGCTGGTGGTCGGCGTCGGCCTCGGCGCGCTCGGCGTCCTCCGGCGGCGCGCGATCCGGCGACGCAAGATCGCCCGCGGCGAGCCGGTGCCGGTCGGGAACGTGTTCGAGCGGGCGCGGGCACTGCCCCGGCTGCTCCGCGACGTCCGCCGCGGCGCGTACACCGACCTGCCGCGGAACCGGACGTTCCTCTGGCTGCTCGCGCTGGTCTACCTGATCTCGCCGATCGACATCCTGCCCGACCTGCTCCCGATCATTGGCGTCACCGACGACGCGGGCGTGTTCATGTGGCTGCTCACCAGCGTCTCCACTGCCACCGGGCTGTATCTGCGCAAGGAACGCGAGCAACTCCCGCCGACCGGCCGCCGCTTTACCGACGGCGGCTGACCCACTCGGCGACGTCCTCGGCCGCCTCTTCCGGATGCTCGTAGGCGAACCGCTGCAACGGATCGCCGGGCGGGTCGTCCGACTCAAGGCCGTTGGCCGCGGCAACCAACTGCTGTGCTGCCGCCAGTACGCGCGCCGCCTGCTGCTTAATCTCCGTTGGGTCCTCCAACGAAACCGCGACCGTCGCCAGGTCCGCGACCTCGCACGCCTGGTACGCCATCGCCAGCCGCCGCGCCGCCGGGTTCATCCGAACGCCCGCACGAAGAACAACCCGGTCATCACGACCGCAGTACCCAACACGAGCCCGCGCAGTACGCCGGCAGGCATCCGCTGCACACCATGCGCACCGACGTACCCACCGATGATCGCGCCGGCCAGCATCGCGACCAGTTGCACCGGCTGCGCGAGTACGTCGGCCGCGAACACGAAGACCACCGCCGCCGTCAGGTAGACCGCACCCACCTGGATCACCCGCAACGGGTTGCCGCGTGCCGGGTCGAGCGTGGTCGTCGCGGTCCAGAACGCGAGCATCATCAGTCCGACCGCACCGCCGAAGTACCCGCCGTAGATCGCCAGCAGGAACTGCCCCGCCAGGATCGCGGCGGGTCCGGGCCGCCCGAGCCGCAATGCCGCGGTCAGACGTTTTCCGAACGCCAGGACAACGGTTGCGAACGCCAGCAGCCATGGCACGGCCGCGTCGAACGACGTCGACGGCAGCCACAGCAACAACCCCGCTCCGATGGCGCCGCCACACACGCTCGCCAGCGTCAGGCGGAGCGGCGACGGCTGGTGGAAGCCTTCGATCTCCCGCCGGTACACCCATGCGCTGGTCGCATTTCCCGGCAGCAGCGCGACCGTCGTGGTCGCGTTCGCCGTCACCGGCGGCACGCCGGCGCCGACGAGGGCGGCGAGGGCCACGAAGCTGCCACCACCGCCGACGGCGTTCAGGGCGCCGGCTGCGACGCCGGCCAGGAGGATCAGCAGCACGCTTCGAGGATCCGGGTTCCACGGACACTCCACAATGCGCGATCCCCGTAGCCAGCCTCAGTCTGAGACGTAGGCTGAGGAGATGCGGTACGACCTGGACGATCTCCGGCTCTTCACCCATGTCGCGGCGGAGGGCTCTATCACCGCGGGCGCGCGGGTGATGCACCTCAGTCTGCCTTCGGCCAGCGCGCGGGTCAGAGCGCTGGAGGCCCAGGCCGGCGTACCGCTCCTGGTCCGCGAGCGCCGCGGCGTCCGGCTCACCCCGGCCGGCGCGACCCTGGCCCGGCACGCCCGCGAGGTGCTGGCCGAGACGACCCGCCTGGACAGCGCGGTCGCGTCGTACGCCGTCCCGAGTTCGGCGCCGATCCGCCTGGTCGCGGGCGGCGCCGCGATGCACCAGCTCGTCCCGCAGGCGCTGGCCACGTTCCTCCGCGACCACCCGGAGTACGACGTGAACGTGAGCGAACGCCGTACTGTCCGGATGGTCCGGCTGCTTGCCGCCGGCGAGGCGGACCTCGGCGTGATCCTCGACGACGAGCCGACCCAGCTCCGGACCGAACCGCTGGCCGACGACTCGCTCGTGGTGATCGGCCAGGCCGGGGGCACGCTGTCCGGCCGGGAGTCGATCGCGTACGCCGAGGTGGCCGAGCATCCGCTGGTGGGCCTCGACCGGAACTCCCCGCTCAGCCAGTGGATGGACGACCGCCTCGGCCCGCACGCCCCGGCCCCGCGGTACCGCACGCTCGTACCGACCCTGCACGCGCTGATCACGCTCGCCATCGCGGGCGCCGGGCTGGCCGTCGTACCGCGGCGCGCCGTCGACTCGAACACAGACGTCGACATCTGCCCGCTCCAGGACGCGTGGTCGTCCCGACGGCACGTCCTGTGTTACGCCGCGGACGCGCCCGAAAGCGCTCACCTGCTTGCGGCCCACCTGCACGCGGCGGCCGGTCGCTAGCGGGGCAGGCGATTCCGGATGCCGTCGATCAGGTAGTCCAGGCCGAGGTCGAAGACCTCGGACGCGGTCCGGTGCCGGGCGTCGTGGACCCATTCCGACAGCACGGGATAGTTGCCGGTGGCGAACATCCGGGCCAGGTACGGGCCGGTCGCGCGCTGGAACTCGCGCCGGTCGAGTCCGCTGGCGCGTTCGGCCCGGCGTTCGGTGATCTCCTTGCGGACGGCACCGACCAGGTAGACGTTCAGCGTCTCGAGCGCCCCGGTCAGCGCGTCGAGGTCGTCGAGGCCGGTGGATCGCAGCGCGCTGAGCGACGCCTCGGTGTGCGCGAGCGTGGCCGGGCCGAAGCGCGGGCGGCTGCCGAGCAGGTCGGCGAACCACTCGTGCCGCAGCGCCAGGTCGCGGATCCCGGTCGCGATCGATCGCAGTACGGCGTCCCAGGTCTCACCGCTCGGTGGTGGGAGTTCGCCGTACACGGCGTCGACCATGAGTTCGAGCAGTTCGTCCTTGGTGTCGACGTACCGGTAGAGGCGCATCGGGCCGGCGTCGAGAGCGGCGGCGACCTTCCGGAGCGAGACCGCCTCCAGGTCCGAAGCGTCGGCGAGCTCGATGGCGGCCCGGACGATCCGCTCCCGGCTGAGCGGACTCGGCCGCCGGCGCTCGGACGGCTCGGGCCGTTCCCAGATCACGCTCACGATGCCGAACGATACACCGATCCCTGCTGATACAGTGTATCGTCCAATACAGTGTATCGAATGGAGTTCGACGTGCCGATCGCGATCATCGGTGGCGGCCCGGGTGGCCGCGCGCCGCGAGGGGCAGGACCTGCGGATCCTCGACCACACCGGCACGATGCTGCTGCAGGAGGACACCCCGGACGACGCGCCGATGCTGCGGCCCGAGATCGACCGCGCGGACCTGCGGGACCTGCTGCTGCGCTCGCTGCCCGAGGGGACCGTTCGCTGGGGGAGCGTCTTCACGCACGCGAACGGCCGGACCCTGCATTTCGCCGACGGGAGTACGGCGACCTACGACCTGCTCGTCGGTGCCGACGGGGCGAACTCGCGGGTCCGGCGGCTGCTCACCGGCACCGAGCCGTCGTACGAAGGCAAGGTCATCGTCCACAGCCTGATCCGCGCCGCCGATCGCAGGCACCCGGAGCTGGCCGCGATGGTTGGCCGGGGCAACTACTGGGTGTTCGGTCCGGACCGGATGCTCGGCGCGCAACGGAACGGGAACGGCATGATCCAGGTGAGCATCTCGATCCGGACCGCGGCCGACGTGGATCCGGCGGCCGTGACGGACTTGCCGGGTGAATGGGCGCCGCAGTTCCGGCGGTTGCTCGCGGCGTGCGACGAGCCGTTCGTCGCGCGGCCGACGTACCTGTTGCCGATCGGTCTGCGCTGGCCGCGGCGGTCCGGCGTCACGTTGCTCGGGGACGCGGCGCACTTGATGCCGTCGCACGGTGAAGGGGCGAACCAGGCGATGCGCGACGCGGCCGAGCTGGCGGCGGCGATCGCGGCGCATCCGGACGATCTCGACGCGGCGTTGGAGCAGTACGAGCCGGCGATGTACGAGCGGACCGCCGCGGTCGCCAGGCGGTCGGCCCAGGTCGCGGAGATGATGTCACCGCCCGATGCGGCGCAGAAGGTACTGCGGTTCTTCGGGGCGGTCGAATAGGTTGGGGATGTGGACATCCCGCTGCAGGCGTTCGAAGCCCTTCTGCACAGCCCGAACGTGCCGACCGTCTGCCGGGCGCTGAACATGTACCAGGTGGCCGCGGCCTACACGCGGTTGAGTGGTGGAAACCCCCTCGAGCCGCTCGCCGACGACGTACGCCAGGTCGCCCGCGAGATCCTGGCCCGGCCCCCGGTCGAACCGACCGAGGACATCACCGCCGCCTTCGACCACATCAGCGCCCTGAACGTCCTCACCACACTGGCCGAGCCCGCCGACCTCCCGCTGATCACCACCGTCCTCGAAGCCACGACGAACGACCAGGTACGCGCGGTCGCTTCGCTGGCAGCAGACACCGCGGGACGGAAGGCGACCGGCACCTGACGGTAGCGTGCAGTCCATGCGCGCGCTGACAGTCGAAGAGGCCCGGCAACGGGCGGCGGACCTGGACCTGCAGTCGTACGAGGTCGCGTTCGACCTGATCGGGGAAGGGCCGACGTTCGTCACGACCAGCCGGATCCGGTTCCGGGCCACGAACAGCACGAGCTGGGTGGACGTGAAGCCGGAGCGGCTGCTCGCCGTCGAGCTCAACGGGCAGCCGCTCGATCCCGGTGCTCTGGACGGCGGGCGGTACCCGCTTACCGGACTTCAGGCGGAGAACGAGCTCGTCGTCACCGCGGACTTCAAGTACTCGACGGACGGCGAGGGGCTGGTGCGCTCGGTCGACGCCGCCGACGGTCGCGTCTACACGTACGGCATGTCGTCGCTCGAATCCGCGCCGCGGTACTTCCCCTGCTTCGACCAGCCTGACCTCAAGGCGCCGTACGCCGTGACGGTGAAGTGTCCCGAGGACTGGGTGGTCCTCGGCAACGGCGGGGCCACCCGGATCGGGCCGGGCGAGTGGACGTTGGCGGAGACCAAGCCGCTGTCGACGTACTTCGTCACGCTGGTCGCTGGGCCGTTCCACCAGGTCCGCGCCGAACACGACGGAATCCCGCTCGGACTCGCCTGCCGGCAGTCGCTCGCGGAGCACCTCGAGCGGGACGCTGACGACCTGTTCCGCACCACCCGGGACGCACTCGACGCGTACCACCGGATGTTCCGCCGGCGGTACCCGTTCGGCGAGTACTGGCAGGCCTTCGTCCCGGACTTCAACCTGGGCGCGATGGAGAACCCGGGCTGCGTCACGGTCTCCGACGACTTCGTGTTCCGCGGGCCGGTGACCGACGCCGAGCGCAGTACCCGCTCCCGGGTCCTGGTGCACGAGATGGCCCACATGTGGTTCGGCGACCTGGTCACGATGAAGTGGTGGAACGACATGTGGCTGAACGAGTCGTTCGCCGAGTACATGGCACACCGGGTGGCCGAGGACGCGACCGGCTATCGCGGCAACTGGGTCGACTTCGCGTTCGTCCGCAAGTGGTGGGGGCTGCAGACCGACCAGAGCAGCTCGACGCACCCGGTCGCGCCGGACGGTCTGAAGGACGCGCGGCAGTCGCTCGACGACTTCGACGGGATCTCGTACGCGAAGGGGGCGGCGGTCCTCAAGCAGCTCGCCAAGTACCTCGGGGACGACGTGTTCCGCGCGGGAGTGAACGCGCACCTGGAGGCGCACGAGTTCGGGAACGCGGATCTGCACGAGTTCATCGAGAAGC from Kribbella jejuensis includes these protein-coding regions:
- the xylB gene encoding xylulokinase; this translates as MTELRLVAGVDCSTQATKVLVCDAATGEVVREGRAPHPDATQVDPAEWWKAWETASDGLLDGVQAIAVGGQQHGMVLLDESGEVVHPAVLWNDTSSADATTELIAELGGPEAWAEAIGSVPVPSFTVTKLRWIRDEAARAAHGAAGEAARRAAAVVLPHDWMTHRLAADRSGIEGITTDRGDASGTGWWDPTTNSYRTELVELAFGRQLQLPRVAGPAEVVGETSFGAVIAAGTGDNAAAALGLDLQPGDVAVSLGTSGTAFARSAHPTKDATGLVAAFADATGEYLPLVCTLNAARVMSATAQMLGLELSAFDEAALTSPGSEGLVLLPFLDGERTPDLPHSTGLIYGLTRATMQPATMARAAVEGLLCGLADAVDALRNQNVPVQRVLLLGGGARSRSVQALAPALLGAEVVLPEPAEYVALGAARQAAWALSGAATPPTWQIPLGKPEPAITVDAATIRANYEQVLTNTRPLLSQPYNR
- a CDS encoding MarR family winged helix-turn-helix transcriptional regulator → MTEGPLASPGFWLHHAALRWRAELDRRLREVGLTPTQFLLLASTGWVEHTQGAPTQQQVAQTAGADRMMTSKVVKNLEDAGLLRRTPDPSDARAYRLQLTPAGRRTARKAIAIAAELDKELFGDNPASLRDMLQAIAEG
- a CDS encoding YkvA family protein; amino-acid sequence: MVYIGGVLGLIGLLTLLFRDGDVAGLPAVGAGIGLLVVGVGLGALGVLRRRAIRRRKIARGEPVPVGNVFERARALPRLLRDVRRGAYTDLPRNRTFLWLLALVYLISPIDILPDLLPIIGVTDDAGVFMWLLTSVSTATGLYLRKEREQLPPTGRRFTDGG
- a CDS encoding TetR/AcrR family transcriptional regulator, which encodes MSVIWERPEPSERRRPSPLSRERIVRAAIELADASDLEAVSLRKVAAALDAGPMRLYRYVDTKDELLELMVDAVYGELPPPSGETWDAVLRSIATGIRDLALRHEWFADLLGSRPRFGPATLAHTEASLSALRSTGLDDLDALTGALETLNVYLVGAVRKEITERRAERASGLDRREFQRATGPYLARMFATGNYPVLSEWVHDARHRTASEVFDLGLDYLIDGIRNRLPR
- the pepN gene encoding aminopeptidase N, encoding MRALTVEEARQRAADLDLQSYEVAFDLIGEGPTFVTTSRIRFRATNSTSWVDVKPERLLAVELNGQPLDPGALDGGRYPLTGLQAENELVVTADFKYSTDGEGLVRSVDAADGRVYTYGMSSLESAPRYFPCFDQPDLKAPYAVTVKCPEDWVVLGNGGATRIGPGEWTLAETKPLSTYFVTLVAGPFHQVRAEHDGIPLGLACRQSLAEHLERDADDLFRTTRDALDAYHRMFRRRYPFGEYWQAFVPDFNLGAMENPGCVTVSDDFVFRGPVTDAERSTRSRVLVHEMAHMWFGDLVTMKWWNDMWLNESFAEYMAHRVAEDATGYRGNWVDFAFVRKWWGLQTDQSSSTHPVAPDGLKDARQSLDDFDGISYAKGAAVLKQLAKYLGDDVFRAGVNAHLEAHEFGNADLHEFIEKLTEAGARELDNWSDQWLRTPGLDTISVEPAGGGVVLHRKSPDESRRLHKLSVGMYGADGSAALVDATITEDSIEVALGNGVAGGVVVADAGDDTWAKIRLDATSLANLPAVLPTITDSTTRAVIWNSVRDAVADAELDPRQALELFTAALPDEDSDVAVGSLIRWLEDKMLGGYLEYNAARGPVADALSNKLATTAPGSSLQLVTARGLISTTTDVALLTSWLDGSAAPDGLQIDADLRWTLVLRLVRLGAFGAAEIDAELDRDKSTEGVIHAARCRSALPDGKEAAWARIMTDPSVGVQELLAAADGFWHPEQAAITAPYVPRFFTDLPRTAEIRSGMVVGITARRIAPRYAIDPDLVAPAEALIADESVAPAIRRQTADFLDGLRRALEVRRTFSAQ
- a CDS encoding SRPBCC family protein — protein: MYEIKEETVISAEAAAVWRVVTDVARWPEWDPHEDLARLDGEFAVGTAGWVKQKGNPGAAFTLTEVVPERRWASECSLPGGRLWGSNDYEQLPGGKLRCTRTVRVTGPLVPLFRFHFGRRMRRDFFRTWTALEARAAAVR
- a CDS encoding mannitol dehydrogenase family protein, translated to MKLSATNLHALGNVGVPDYDRTAVTPGIVHFGVGGFHRAHQAMYLDRLMSEGKALDWGIVGVGVLPNDQRMAEVMAAQDCLYTLVVKHPDGTLEPRVVGSIVDYLFAPDDPSAVLDRLADPATRIVSLTITEGGYHVNQVTGELDASDPALAADLEPGATPGSVFGFIVEALRRRREAGVPPFTVMSCDNIPGNGHVARKMIAGFARLKDPEIAEFLENDVRFPNCMVDRITPVTTDADRAALAERFGVEDGWPVVCEPFTQWVLEDDFGGMRPPYEDVGVQIVEDVEPYELMKLRLLNASHQALAYLGFLAGYRYAHEVCQDKLFVDFLLGYMDNEGTPTLPPVPGVDLDRYKHQLIERFANPEVRDTLARLCAESSDRIPKWLLPVVREQLAAGREIARSVLVVASWARYAEGVDEQGRPIEVVDRLRDKLVERAQHNREDPLVFISDPDLFGDLGSDERFVAPYKAALRSLHEIGARATLEAL
- a CDS encoding FAD-dependent oxidoreductase produces the protein MAARVAARREGQDLRILDHTGTMLLQEDTPDDAPMLRPEIDRADLRDLLLRSLPEGTVRWGSVFTHANGRTLHFADGSTATYDLLVGADGANSRVRRLLTGTEPSYEGKVIVHSLIRAADRRHPELAAMVGRGNYWVFGPDRMLGAQRNGNGMIQVSISIRTAADVDPAAVTDLPGEWAPQFRRLLAACDEPFVARPTYLLPIGLRWPRRSGVTLLGDAAHLMPSHGEGANQAMRDAAELAAAIAAHPDDLDAALEQYEPAMYERTAAVARRSAQVAEMMSPPDAAQKVLRFFGAVE
- a CDS encoding carbohydrate ABC transporter permease, encoding MSGQVTIVKGHNRRGGGWALSGLAWIVGILFVLPVLWMLLTSFHSEENAAKNPPDLAAPLTLDGYRSFFSTGPWPSIANSLTASILSTALVILLAFPAAYALSIRPVRKWTDVLFFFLSTKMLPVVAGLLPIYLFAQSVGFLDNIWLLIILYTSMNLPIAVWMLRSFLSEVPVEILEAASVDGASLTRTLRSVVAPVVTPGIASAALICFIFSWNELLFARVLTGTVAQTAPVFLTGFVTSQGLFLAKVCAASIVVSLPVLIAGFAAQDKLVQGLSLGAVK
- a CDS encoding sulfite exporter TauE/SafE family protein, with the translated sequence MLLILLAGVAAGALNAVGGGGSFVALAALVGAGVPPVTANATTTVALLPGNATSAWVYRREIEGFHQPSPLRLTLASVCGGAIGAGLLLWLPSTSFDAAVPWLLAFATVVLAFGKRLTAALRLGRPGPAAILAGQFLLAIYGGYFGGAVGLMMLAFWTATTTLDPARGNPLRVIQVGAVYLTAAVVFVFAADVLAQPVQLVAMLAGAIIGGYVGAHGVQRMPAGVLRGLVLGTAVVMTGLFFVRAFG
- a CDS encoding LysR family transcriptional regulator, with product MRYDLDDLRLFTHVAAEGSITAGARVMHLSLPSASARVRALEAQAGVPLLVRERRGVRLTPAGATLARHAREVLAETTRLDSAVASYAVPSSAPIRLVAGGAAMHQLVPQALATFLRDHPEYDVNVSERRTVRMVRLLAAGEADLGVILDDEPTQLRTEPLADDSLVVIGQAGGTLSGRESIAYAEVAEHPLVGLDRNSPLSQWMDDRLGPHAPAPRYRTLVPTLHALITLAIAGAGLAVVPRRAVDSNTDVDICPLQDAWSSRRHVLCYAADAPESAHLLAAHLHAAAGR